A genomic window from Hyla sarda isolate aHylSar1 chromosome 8, aHylSar1.hap1, whole genome shotgun sequence includes:
- the UBFD1 gene encoding ubiquitin domain-containing protein UBFD1 isoform X2, with protein sequence MLWIEVEELGMEADGQKVQLSCEESGDGDPQASQDSSSTQAEADGAVSNGGDSESDKELVEFKIIWNKNKYDVKLPLDSTGASLKQKIHTLTGLPPAMQKVMFKGLLPEDKTLREIKVTNGAKVMVVGSTINDVLAVTTPKETVQQEVMEEETKKEPLCRQKQHRKVLDKGKPEDVMPSLKGVQERLPTTPISGMYNKSGGKVRLTFKLEQDQLWIGTKERTEKIPMGSIKNVLSEPIEEHDDYHMMAFQLGPTEASYYWVYWVPAQYVDAIKDTVLGKWQYF encoded by the exons atgctttggatag AAGTGGAAGAGCTGGGGATGGAGGCGGATGGACAGAAGGTACAGCTGAGCTGTGAAGAAAGTGGAGATGGAGATCCTCAGGCTTCTCAGGACAGCAGCTCGACACAAGCGGAAGCGGACGGCGCCGTCAGTAACGGAGGGGACTCTGAGTCAGACAAAGAGCTTGTAGAGTTTAAGATCATTTGGAATAAGAACAAGTATGATGTAAAGCTTCCATTGGATAGTACAGGAGCAAGCCTTAAACAGAAGATTCATACCCTCACAG GTCTTCCACCAGCTATGCAGAAAGTTATGTTTAAGGGGCTTCTCCCCGAGGACAAGACACTACGGGAAATCAAAGTCACCAATGGAGCAAAGGTTATGGTAGTAGGTTCCACCATCAATGACGTACTGGCTGTTACCACCCCCAAAGAGACCGTCCAGCAAGAGGTGATGGAAGAGGAAACCAAGAAGGAGCCGCTGTGCAGGCAGAAG CAACACAGAAAGGTACTGGACAAAGGCAAACCGGAAGATGTCATGCCATCCCTTAAAGGTGTGCAG GAAAGACTTCCAACTACTCCTATATCTGGTATGTACAATAAATCTGGAGGGAAAGTCAGACTGACATTTAAACTGGAGCAAGACCAGCTATGGATTGGTACAAAAG AAAGAACAGAAAAAATTCCCATGGGTTCCATAAAAAATGTACTCTCCGAACCAATTGAAGAACATGATGACTATCATATGATG GCATTTCAGCTGGGTCCTACTGAAGCATCTTACTACTGGGTATACTGGGTTCCAGCACAGTATGTGGATGCCATAAAGGACACAGTGTTAGGGAAATGGCAGTATTTTTGA
- the UBFD1 gene encoding ubiquitin domain-containing protein UBFD1 isoform X1 codes for MASQDEVEELGMEADGQKVQLSCEESGDGDPQASQDSSSTQAEADGAVSNGGDSESDKELVEFKIIWNKNKYDVKLPLDSTGASLKQKIHTLTGLPPAMQKVMFKGLLPEDKTLREIKVTNGAKVMVVGSTINDVLAVTTPKETVQQEVMEEETKKEPLCRQKQHRKVLDKGKPEDVMPSLKGVQERLPTTPISGMYNKSGGKVRLTFKLEQDQLWIGTKERTEKIPMGSIKNVLSEPIEEHDDYHMMAFQLGPTEASYYWVYWVPAQYVDAIKDTVLGKWQYF; via the exons AAGTGGAAGAGCTGGGGATGGAGGCGGATGGACAGAAGGTACAGCTGAGCTGTGAAGAAAGTGGAGATGGAGATCCTCAGGCTTCTCAGGACAGCAGCTCGACACAAGCGGAAGCGGACGGCGCCGTCAGTAACGGAGGGGACTCTGAGTCAGACAAAGAGCTTGTAGAGTTTAAGATCATTTGGAATAAGAACAAGTATGATGTAAAGCTTCCATTGGATAGTACAGGAGCAAGCCTTAAACAGAAGATTCATACCCTCACAG GTCTTCCACCAGCTATGCAGAAAGTTATGTTTAAGGGGCTTCTCCCCGAGGACAAGACACTACGGGAAATCAAAGTCACCAATGGAGCAAAGGTTATGGTAGTAGGTTCCACCATCAATGACGTACTGGCTGTTACCACCCCCAAAGAGACCGTCCAGCAAGAGGTGATGGAAGAGGAAACCAAGAAGGAGCCGCTGTGCAGGCAGAAG CAACACAGAAAGGTACTGGACAAAGGCAAACCGGAAGATGTCATGCCATCCCTTAAAGGTGTGCAG GAAAGACTTCCAACTACTCCTATATCTGGTATGTACAATAAATCTGGAGGGAAAGTCAGACTGACATTTAAACTGGAGCAAGACCAGCTATGGATTGGTACAAAAG AAAGAACAGAAAAAATTCCCATGGGTTCCATAAAAAATGTACTCTCCGAACCAATTGAAGAACATGATGACTATCATATGATG GCATTTCAGCTGGGTCCTACTGAAGCATCTTACTACTGGGTATACTGGGTTCCAGCACAGTATGTGGATGCCATAAAGGACACAGTGTTAGGGAAATGGCAGTATTTTTGA
- the UBFD1 gene encoding ubiquitin domain-containing protein UBFD1 isoform X3 yields the protein MEADGQKVQLSCEESGDGDPQASQDSSSTQAEADGAVSNGGDSESDKELVEFKIIWNKNKYDVKLPLDSTGASLKQKIHTLTGLPPAMQKVMFKGLLPEDKTLREIKVTNGAKVMVVGSTINDVLAVTTPKETVQQEVMEEETKKEPLCRQKQHRKVLDKGKPEDVMPSLKGVQERLPTTPISGMYNKSGGKVRLTFKLEQDQLWIGTKERTEKIPMGSIKNVLSEPIEEHDDYHMMAFQLGPTEASYYWVYWVPAQYVDAIKDTVLGKWQYF from the exons ATGGAGGCGGATGGACAGAAGGTACAGCTGAGCTGTGAAGAAAGTGGAGATGGAGATCCTCAGGCTTCTCAGGACAGCAGCTCGACACAAGCGGAAGCGGACGGCGCCGTCAGTAACGGAGGGGACTCTGAGTCAGACAAAGAGCTTGTAGAGTTTAAGATCATTTGGAATAAGAACAAGTATGATGTAAAGCTTCCATTGGATAGTACAGGAGCAAGCCTTAAACAGAAGATTCATACCCTCACAG GTCTTCCACCAGCTATGCAGAAAGTTATGTTTAAGGGGCTTCTCCCCGAGGACAAGACACTACGGGAAATCAAAGTCACCAATGGAGCAAAGGTTATGGTAGTAGGTTCCACCATCAATGACGTACTGGCTGTTACCACCCCCAAAGAGACCGTCCAGCAAGAGGTGATGGAAGAGGAAACCAAGAAGGAGCCGCTGTGCAGGCAGAAG CAACACAGAAAGGTACTGGACAAAGGCAAACCGGAAGATGTCATGCCATCCCTTAAAGGTGTGCAG GAAAGACTTCCAACTACTCCTATATCTGGTATGTACAATAAATCTGGAGGGAAAGTCAGACTGACATTTAAACTGGAGCAAGACCAGCTATGGATTGGTACAAAAG AAAGAACAGAAAAAATTCCCATGGGTTCCATAAAAAATGTACTCTCCGAACCAATTGAAGAACATGATGACTATCATATGATG GCATTTCAGCTGGGTCCTACTGAAGCATCTTACTACTGGGTATACTGGGTTCCAGCACAGTATGTGGATGCCATAAAGGACACAGTGTTAGGGAAATGGCAGTATTTTTGA